CACTCAAAAATAACTTActgtttaaattatataattcacCCTTACTCTGAAAATGGGAGAAAGAGCACAGTAGGTTAAAAGCATTAGTAAGgcttttaaataattatctttaGAAAATCTTAGTaaataaagtagaataaataGGTTCTTTCTTTTCCAGCTTATAACCTTGACTGTTCATACTAAGGTCCTCTCATGACCATCCATGAGTATGGTTACAGGATATTAGACAAATTGAGGAATATACAAAGCATTTACTCTGAAACAGGCCACAAGTGCAGGCCTTTTCTTACCATGGCAGAGGCAGCTGAATGGTTCATCTGGTGATGAGCTGCCTTGAGTCTGGCTTGCAAGTGTGCAGGAGGATGAAAGTACTTGCATTTCTCCCGCGAGCATCGACCTTTGATGTAATCCATGCAGATTGTCACAGTATTATCACTCGCTTCAATCATGGAAGCATCAGTAGGGTGAGCATAGCGGCAATCATTCTCCCCACGGGTACAATTTCCACGCTGAAATTCTCGGCAAACCTtagaacacacacatgcacatacacacgcaTCACACTGATGACTGGAAGCTgactggcttttatttattttgctagtgAATGTAACAGTAATTATATATACGTTGAATATATTATGTGTGAACAAATctaaaaagataaagaataatGTAAAGCCATATTCACTATGAGATATAAACAGACAGAACTTCTATTcccagaaaaaaattctattctCCCCAAAAGGAGGTTGTCCttacattgaaataaaaatgtttaaaaaaagtattactGAAAACCAGTTTTAATTCTCCAGTTAATACACAGCCTTAAGCATAATTAGTGTTTTTTTAAGTCCAAGATGAGTCTTTATCACACCATAATGCACTGGTTTTCCAAAGTCAACTTGTGAACCATAACTGAGTTATATGTACAATCAGATTCTATTACAATACATTACTAGGCATTTAAGCGGCTGCAAATGGAGCTGACTTTGTAAGGAAAGACTAGTTATTTCAATGTACAAAGAATAACAATAGAAGAATGAAGGACTTCAATAAATCAAAAAGCTGTTTGaaatttctttcagattttcttttcttaggcATCGGGGGTATTTACTGCCTAGCACATCACTctcaaaatggagaaaaaagttgAGGCACTATGAGACTAATTTACCTTCTGTGTTCATATAGCTTTACATTCTGCAATCGTAGACAGTTATATTGTCTACTTTTTTCCCACTTTGATTATTCTAGCAAGTAGAGACTCATTAACAAATATAGTAATCTGTTTCTGAAAGCTGGAGCCTAGGTAAAAGGAACATTCCCACAGAGGCTTCCTGTGCCATCGCACAGTCTATGGCTGGGTACACTTAACATTGTTTGACCTACCATACAGGTGAATCAATGCACTTTATAACAAGGTATGACTGCAGTACTAAAATGTTTAACAACCCTATAAGCTAAGAAATTTGGGTTCTCTTATTTAAAACACAATACACTGGGCTCTGAGAATACTGCTTTATGTGTAAGGTTAATATCTATTCTAcaggtatttatatatatgttcacAAATACCTCCAGTTTATCTGAACGCATCAGTTTTGGGCCAACAGCTCCTGGCATtgcaagaggtgggtttccaGGAATCAGAACAGGTGTATTTGGTACAAGTTCTGCAGGAACGAGGCCCATCCCAGGATGTGGTATATAAGGATTGAAAGCCATGGGAGGATTAGCTGGAAGTGATGGAGTCATAGGAAAAGAACCCTGtatgtttaaaagagaaaaaaagatgttagAGGTAAAGATTCTTCCTGTCATTACACAAAGAGGTATTCTTTCAGAAACATCAAAATTACTTATGCCACATCAAAATTTACTATTGttttcttctgatttatttttagccTCATACTAATTCCCATAGAGGAGTTGCTTTTAAACCAACAAATCTCTTTACGTAGTAACTTTATTGGTAAGCTCATAAAATAAGCCACATGATTTTAACAGTCATGAATTATCCAAATTAAATCTCACTGCTAGTCTGTTCCAAATGTGTTTCCTCCAACTCTTTCTTTATTCCCTAAAAACCATGTCACCAATGACATTACACATATGGACAATCTTCTTTGTTTCCTTACACAGGCATGGCCTTTGCATTCagtccctttccttcctccttcctcttcaccaTCAATACTGCTTGGCTGTAAGGCTGCCTGTCCTACCACAGGCCCCACCTGTACTACCAAATACTGGCTGTGCTTCTGTCTTCCTGGCCCGCTGACAATTATGGAACACAGCAAGGAGTTGAGGAAGAAAGTGATAAATTAGAAAAAGTGAGTGCTTTAATATCTACCTAAAATGAGTTTAGTATGGTCcattatattttgttattttttttaaatcagaggtccttttttttaatttttatgtgtacatagtaggtatctatatttatagggtacatgagatattttgatacaggcatactgtgtgtaataatcacatcagggtaaatggagtatctatcacctcaagcatttatcattcctTGGTGTAACAAACActctaattatactcttttagttatttttaagtgtacaagaAATTATTGTTTACTGTAGTCATCCTAGAGGTCCTGTTTCACAAGCTAATCTGACTTGCCTAGCCTTGTCTTTATCCAGGGGGCCAGATGATATTCATAGTTCAAAAGAAGGCACTAGAAATGCTACAAGAATCCCTGTTAGGCAGGAAGAGATAAGATAACAGGATTATATGGTACACAAACTAGAgtaacttgtaaaaaaaaaaaaaaaacctcagaaatgcaaaaagctattactgctttttctattttcaaagatCCTGGACTCAAAAAGTTTAATATGTGTATTTCCTTTATTATCTGTTGCCATATTATTTATCACTTTGCTGTTTTCCAGTTTGTTCCACATGTGGGTATCTTTTGTTGTCAATGTGGTTTTATTCCTTTGATAGTTGTCGTCTCCCCTATAGTACCCAACACTTAGTGAATGACTGGTTGACAGATATACTcaatgatacattttaaaagcttaatgaatgaataataaatcaTGACTAAATGTAGTATATTTCTAATAATGACTCTACAAGTTAGTTATTGTGAAACTGGTGGTGTCTCACTGTGTATTACTAATTGCATGTGTTCCTTCttgctttataaaattttttcacTTGAAAAAACCCCCGAATCTGTTGCATTTGCCAAACTGTGCCCATACCTGCTAAGTCACATTAATAGAAACAAGTCTAAATACAAATTGTGGAATATAAAGTGAAGGGCAATGTATACTCATTGCCTCACCCCCACACAGACTTGAAATTGTCACCCACACAGCATTCCAAGAAGACCCTGTTATAAACCATATTCAGCTTAGAAGGAAGCACTCCCTCATTAGCATTCTACCTTAGATGAGTTTATCAAATTAGCTGATTGGGACATTAGGAAGGGCAGAAAGAATCTGGCACCAAAAAACTGGCAAGACTCACGAGGGTGAGTAGGAAAGACATGGTTGCCAAGAGCCTTAAGTGGAAAGGGAACGCCAGGTGCCAGGAAAGATGATGGTGTAGTCCCGAGAAGGACTCTAAAGTCTGGGGGCAAATAGCCAAGGGCTGACCCAGTCTAACTAGCTCTTATGATTTAATAGACTACAGGAATACAGGATACTTGTCATGGAATGAGATGTGAAGCTCAGGAACTAGCTGATgtgacattattttatataatgagAAGGAAATCTTCTGGAAACAGCCACCCAGGCATGCTTCCGCAATAAGGCGGACTTTATCAATGTAATGATTCATAGTTGTCTCAAGATCACCAAGAATCTCTGATGAGAAAAACTCCATTTTTGAAGCACACGATAGTGCTCTTCACTTGACTTTTCGTTGTCTCTGACTTTCCTGGTAAATTTCTCACTGAAGCCACCAGCCCATTCTCCTGCATACTTTTTGCTCTTGCCTTTTACAAAAATGAGCAGGACCATTATTGCATCTATTAATTTTTGAACTGAAAGAAAGACCTGGAGGTGGGTGAATTTTCCAGATTAAAAAGTTATTAATCACTAATAAATGCTGATCAATCAACAATATTGAAGCCTAATGTATGTGAAAGCAATGCTTTCTGTTTATGGTAGCTTTTtacttctgtaatttttttcttttcttttttgaggtgacTCACCAGGGAAATTCTCCTAGCTAAGTTCTGCTTTCTTTGGAATACTTTTAAACTTTCTTAGGTTTGTTATATGTTCCAAGTGTATGGAAAAAAAGGCTATAAATTAATGATTAGTctacatataaaatgtaaaggGCTTACTGAAAGTATTTAGATTTTTCTAAGGTTTCACCACAAACTATGCTATCTTTAGATCTTAAAATTAGTATCCTAGCTCTTATAACTATTTCCTCCTTGAGTATGAAATGCATTCTATAACACTGTTTATTGAGAAGAAGCAAGCTATCCCATTCTCAATactggggcagaggcaggaacTCCTGAGtggcttatttattttcagttggacatttctgttttctcaccACCACCTCTGCCCCAGGGTAACTACTCCATTTCATGAATTTGAACATTCAAGGGCTTAGCGTTGACTAACAGCCATGGGTTAAGTCAAGCAGCCTGCAAGCTCAGAAGCTCAGCTTTAATAAGCAACTTTAATcctttctctatatatatctcAGCCCTTGATGTCAGTTGAGCTAACATGAACCTATCTGTGggttaatttttattgtaaaggAAAGGGTTTTAAATATACTGACTCTGATTTATCTTTACAGCCTGAAATGGTCTGAACACTTAAATGTTTCAGATATTTAAATTCCAACCTAAATTATTTACTAAACACTTGAAAAGATACGGCTGTCCCTCCCATAATCAGGTGTAAATTTTCATCTTTCTGAGTGTTGTCAACCAGCAAGAATGGTGGTGACAACAGACTTTATGAATAAGATCACCTGACAACTATTTATCCCCATGTCTCTAGCAGTATTACCTCCTACAGTAGAAATTCCCATGAGTTCCCAGTGACTTGCAGATTGCTTAGGAACTATCAGACACTCAGGAAATGTGtcctaaaaattaacaaaatatctaGACAACACTGGCTCCTAATCTTTTTTGAGTCCAGGACTTCTCCAAGAGTCAGATAAAGGCTGCAGACTCTGTCCACAGAAAAATTCATGTATGCAAAAAATGTTGCTTGTGATCTCAGCAAGTTCAAGGGCCCCACGACACTCACCCCTGGTGTGGGGTTATGAACTACTTACTGGTTAAGAATCTCTGTTCTAGAGTAAGGCTCTGCAAACTAGGGCCCATAAGCCAAATTCAGCCTGCCTGTGTTTTTGTATGGCCAGCAATCTAAGAAtgttttttacagttttaaatgattgaaaaaaataagagaataatatTTAGTGAAACATGAAAATTATAGGAAACTCTTATTCCAGTGTCCATCCACAAATTTCATTGTGCTCATTAGTAGAGCTGTATTACAAAAAATTGTAGATATTTGTTTCCTCTCTTGTTATATAAGTACCTATATAATACCCTCAACTTTGCATCTTGAACCTcacagcctaaaatatttatatttagccATTCACAAGAAAGTTCACCGACCTTGGTTCTAAAtgatttcaaaaaatgaaattctcCAACGCTTTCAGGAGTAaagcacaaatatatatatatatatatattcatatatattcatatatacatatatattcatatatatattcatatatatattcatatatacattcatatatatattcatatatacattcatatatatattcatatatatattcatatatatattcatatatacatatatattcatatatattcatatatattcatatatattcatatatattcatatatattcatatatatattcatatatattcatatatattcatatatatattcatatatattcatatatattcatatatatatatgaatttagtATTTGTAGCAAGATTCCACAAATTGAAAATGTTTGGCTTTGTAAACCAACACTAAGGTATTCACTAAAATGTTCTTTTACATAGTTACTAATATTAGGATTAGGATTTTTAACTATTTGTTTATAGAACAATCACTACTCCGTGACTAAGAATGGGGGAATAGTAGTTGGAATCCTGTaaaggtaaaaattttaaaagccaccACAGATTGCTCTTAAAGGATTCTGAGgcaatgcaattcaatgcaaAACTATGCCTCAAATAAATGTCTAGTTTACACACACTTTAGGAACAGTGACTTAACAGGTTATTTCTCAAGCtagtataaataaatgaaaattaaatgttatGCTAAATCAATCTTTGTGTCTCCTCAATAGCCTAGATCTATTTGTAGTTACCTCAAAAATATCCAAGATCAATTACAATTATTGTTGgatgaatgtaaaatatttcaaaatcctgGCCTAAGGTCAACAGAATAATCGGGGCCTTCCATCTCTGAGTTCCTGTCTAGAGTTGAATgactagatattttcttttacagaagGGTAAACATTTGGTAACAATTTGTTGACCCAATTTTAATACAAGAAAAATAGCACTCTTAAATTTTACTAGCGTcataatatcttcattttattgctCATTTGCAagcatttatataatataaaaggaAGGCTCCTTTTACGGTCATCATGCATATTTCTATCTTTAGATAATCCCAAAATGCACTGAAATCCATAATTTTAGTTTCCATCCGACTTCACTTTCACACAGAGTACAATTGAATAATCTCTCTTTCACAGTATTTTCTTGGTCATTTCCACACTCCTTGAGTAATGTTCCGTGGGGACTGAAGTGGCCAAAATGCAGGCTGCAGGAGACCCACATAACCTCCAGACTAGTTAATTAGTTTCTCAATAATTGAGAGTTAACTTTATAAACAGATGCAAGCTGATAGTGGTGTTTAAGTACTAATCATACTTGTTAATGAATAAGTCCCCATGGCTCTAGAgagagctaagaaaaaaaaagttcaagggTCAAAAGTGAACCATTGTCCTCACCTAGACCTGGATTTTCTGATCTTACTAATCAGAGAAGTCTCCAAGTAAGAGGAACCATTGAAGGCAGGCAGGTTAGTTGAAAGATCAATAGGTGATTGTGAGTATAAGAGGTATAAAGAATAACACAAATGAGAACACAAGTCATGGTTCAGAGCTACCCATATTTGCTGGGAGGAGAAATACAACAGCAGGCCAGGAATCATAAAGGAGTACCTAAACACAGATCAGCACATCACCTAGGAAGAGAGCAAATGATTGACACTTCATAAGCAGGGTAACTTTGACATTGTTCCTGAGGAGGTGAACAGGAATTGACCTAAAAATTTGTTGGTGACCACCGTGTAATAATAATGGCAATTCAATTAACTTTAGTATTCTAGTAGGAcacaaagattattttttaaaaaatcaagtttgtGGCATGGATTGTAGTAATAGTATCATGAGCATCTGTTTGTCTCCAAAGTCATCAATTTGTATACATTGAACATGTGCAGCTTTTGTGTGTCAATCATACCTCATTGAAGTAGTTCAAAGAATTAAGTGGTTATCTAGTTTTAACAAAGggtataaacaaaatgtgggtTTTTGGGAGATAAACAGGAAGAACTGAGCAAAGCAAGGAACCCACAGGAAACCTGGAGACTATTTATGAACATGTCAGTGAAAGTTAGATAAATAGGTAGGCTAAGAGTTTAAAATTATCAGGGGTTTGACcaaccacaaccaccaccaccaccaccaccatcaaaacAACACAAACCAAAACAGAACCTTGCATGGCTAATAGAAAGATAATTCTATGTCGAAAAAAGAAAGGTCCAAAGCTACAAAAATATGAAGAATCAGGTACAAATCAGAAATTAAGGGGACCAGAAAATATTCATCCAACATCTTACTTTTGTTACATAATGAATTCCTAGAGGGTAGAGTTTGTTTCTTGATCATCTTTTTATCCACCCTTTACTCATTTAAATACCTGTCACAGAGTATATGCTCGATACTTACTGAATTGAATAAAAAGGGATTCCTAaaccattaattaatttttgatttaCTAAATAGatcaacccaatttaaaaatcagagtgcaaaaagaagtaaaagtagtTTCAAAAATGGTGGCAAAGAAATTGAATAAATCCTTCAGTCTTGTTCTCCACTGAGGAAGACTTTAGGCAGATGGCTAGTCCTAAGCTGTCTTTTGATAAAGATATGAATTGCTAGATCAAACAGTATGAAAAGCACAGggtattttatacatacatatgtacatatgtacatacatgaatcccatatgtgtatgtatttttaaaattggagtgGCTAAATCCATACTAGAAGGTACCTAATTAAGAGTTCTAAAAAAAAGTGATTTAGTGATACTATAGATAAAAATATGTAACTTTATTACAAAGtgtataaaaagtaattttttatacACTTTGTAATACACAAAGTAATTCACACTTTTTTATACACGAAGTAATTCACAATGTGTATAATCCAGGTGATTAATGAATTGCTAATGTGACTGGTATCCAGAGTGGTTCAAGAGAGAAGACCACGGAAAGAAGGgtgtaaattaatatttaacaGACGATTACAGGATATTAAGGCAAATTAGAAATGCTTGGGGGTACCACTTTAAGTATCAGGTGGTAGGGCAGCCACAGGTTTTTATATAAGGTCTCCTCTCATTGACAAATTACTGAGCCATACCAACctgcaggtaaaaaaaaaaaattcacagagcCCACCAAACTCCCAGCCTTCACCTCATTTGTGATCAACAGCAAGCAATCTCAAGGTAGCTGGCTGTAGCTTACACTGTGACCACGAACAGTGAAGCTCACAGGCCACCATGGTCTCATTAGCACCAGGCTCCAACTAACTGAGCTAACCAGCCCCAGAGGAGAAGGACACAAAATAGAGGAGGTTACATGTAATTTATCTCACGGGAATATATAAAGGATGATAAAGGGAGAATGTTGAGATTTGTGACTATCGAAGAAACTGGGCACtatagaagatatacctaatgctaaatgatgagttaatgggtgcagcacaccagcatggcacatgtatacatatgtaactaacctgcacattgtgcacatgtaccctaaaacttaaagtataataataataaaataaaaaaaagaagatatcatGTACAAGTGTCCTCTGTTTGGCTGCAAAAGTGTAGCATTTTCATTCAACTTTTGAAAAAAAGCAGATTTCACAGTGTCTATTAACAGAGATGGGGCAAAGCAGCAAAGGGACTGCTAggggatttattttgttttaacgtAAAAGAAGCTTTAAGCTATGTGACATACACAGTCTTATTAGCAAAAGGCCCGAATAACTACTCTACTTTGGACCAGTAATTGCAATGAGGAGCAAATCTAGGATATGTGGGGTCTGAAGCTTAGACCACTGGGTGGGGAAGTGGAGCCTTAAGAATGAAACACACgaatatattttgcaaattttacaaacacattttaaacaCGTTGCTAGGACCCCTCTCAGGGTTTTAGAAGGAAACCATGCAAATGAGCATCCCTAAACCCTTCATGTTAGTCTCAGGGTAAGTCCACCTTAAAAACAACGTTAGTTGAACAAACAGATTACAGTAGGCTTCAGTTGATATacctaaaagtaaaattttgtcTAATCTTTCAGAAAATGTAGTAAAATCCAGATGATCATGGCATGGTAGCACTCCAGGCACTTCTGTGATGTGATTTGGTCAACCTCAATGCGGAAGTTCACATGATCATGACTGTTGTAATTATATTAAGAGCATATTAACCTTATAATTACATAATGCCTGTCTTTCCTGACTTGAAAATTTTGCAAAAATCATTTACAAAACATGTAATGTCACCACATCAAGATGAAAAAACTAAATGCCATCATTCATCATTACATGAGTAGGTGAACTGAAAAACCTGCTGCAGAACCTtcattaaaatgttataatttctgtACTGACCATGAGACTGGTAATTTAGAATATGGACATAATTTTCTATTAAACCTACACAATGTCTGGgtcaccttttaaaataataattgttaataAAAGAGCCATGACAAAACTACTCTTTTTTATAGCATAAATATTTCAGTCAATAAACTAAATTTATGTGAACTAAAAAACTGTAAGTCTAATATGAATATTTGTCCTCTTGTTTTCAAGTACTATATCATTTAATGACTgacttacaaaaattaaaaagtaggccaggcatgccagcactttgggaggtcaaggcaggaggattgcttgaggctgggaaatCAGTACCAgactgggcaagatagtgagatcacatttctatttctattcaaaaatttttaaaaaaacattactgtgcatggtgatgtgcacctgtagtcccagctactcaggaggatggggCAGGATGATGACTTGACCCCACAAGTCTACAGCtacattgagctatgatcatgccactgcactctagcctggtccaCAGAGTGataccgtgtctcaaaaaaaaaaaattaaaaagtaaataaatattttccaattttatctCCAGTCACTTAAAATTGTTCTAGTCCTAAGTTTATAAGTAATATAAACCCaagtaatataatatattgtagccctttagtaaaagagaaaaaaacaacattaaaaacatgagtctaaaaataatattcattaattAGTATATCTCCCTTCCTCGTACCTATTTgaactttctattattttttttctcttggttctgAAGCATTACATCACCTTCGTTCCTTACTATATTAATGTTAGATAAACATATAAGCCTGTTTATGAGGAATATATTTGGTAAATAGAATTATGAAAATGATGTAAAAAGGTGGAGAGGGATCCAGGCAGCTATCAGATGATTCAATTTGAGATAAAGGAAAACCTAGAGAGGAAGCCTTGTTTATGGCCTTCATGGTTTGGAACTCGGTAACTTAGCCACAGGAATGCCAGCCATGAATAGCATACAACAGAACCTGAGGACTTGGCACATCCCAATGCAACCTCAAATGTGCTGAATCAACAATCTCTATATAAATAATCAAATGAATACACTCTACTGAGTCAAGTTCACCTGTGTGTCAGGATCTGTTTCCACGTGAATCACCACATTCAAAGAGAGAAACTAGGGGAATTTCCCAGGTTTTCCTTTAGTTTGGATATGGACAGGTGTAGATATGCAAAATgtccaaataaaacattttaacagcCTGTAATATCATATTCactttataaatacatacaccacatTCAGTAGGGAGAATCTTTCCTCATAACTAAAATTTCTAATTgtaaaaccaaaattttaaaacattagcttTGCTTCAGGGTAATCCACTGTGCCTACTCTTTCTAATATTCTTCTACAGTGGTTGTATTTGCCTCATGATTATGGCAATGGGATACTTCAACTTATACTTTTTTGCTGGGAACATCAGGAACAATCTCTCTTAAACTGCATTGAAAAATACTAGGGAGTCACACCTTTTGTTTCACCTGCTGAACTTAATAAAGCCAAAAAAAGCTTTCAGAGATGGACTTTTATACTGGCAAATGTCAATTCAGACCTGTTTAATAGAGTGAACAAACTTGCCTGCTCCAGCAAGCATTCCACCCAAATTGACTAGGTGTGGTTTTTATTCATTGTTCAGTCACACTCAACAGAATCTGTTGTCTAGGTACCATCGCATTTAGGTTGACATTCCCTTTATCTAGGGGCTTATAATAAGCAAACCATATTCAATTCTGCAAAGGCAGATGTGCTCTTCTGGTATCCTAGAAACAGATCAAAGTATTCTTTGTGGAAAGACATGAAGTTCAAGCCAGTCATACAAATGGGTCTTAATATGCAACCTTACAAATATCAGGACTGGAAATTTCTTAAACAAAAGCATGACTATCTtagagagaagaatcagattATTGGGTAGGGGTGATTAAAAGGGATAGAGAGTTGTTTGAGGGAGAGTAGGTaccagagaaattaagtaaaatcATATATTACTTCTGTAATAATATCAGGATccacaataaagaaaatttttttccaaatcagaCTGGTAAATGTTACTTAAAATTGCTCACACTAGCTCAATTACACCATGTCTACAAAGTGGCTTCCTTAGACCATAGAAGAGGAACATATCAACCATCTCGGAGTTAGATTTTTGTACACATAATAACTGCAGGAATTAATCATTTATCGGCTCATCACATCATAACAGCTATCATTAAATAATCTACAAGGTAGAGAAGCAATTTCCAATTGTTCCCTTGGGTCTTCTAAGCAATGCTTTGTATCTTGtaacattctataaaataaattgtaCTCCTGTGAATCATAGCAGTCATCTTCTgtcatctgaaatctgaaattacCCTCATTGAAGAAAAGATAGGGAAACATATTCTAACATAGAAAGCATAGAGAATCAAATTAGAAAGCACAGGTGAAGAGGCTGGAAAGCACAATGGATTTCTTATTGGATTCTCAAAAAAGCTACTCCCTATTCTCCAGTGTGAGCCAGCATGATCAATAACACTTGAAGGGTTGAGACTTGGAATGGAGAGACTCTAGCAGAGGCTGAATAGAACGGCTTCCCTCTGTACCCCTACTTTACCCCACTTCTTGCTCTCTGATTCCCTGAAACAAGGCATTTCACTAGTACCCTGAAGCTATCCCTCGacctttgaaaagataaatgctCCAGCTCTGTAGGAAACACTGGGCTCAGGTGTCTGATAATGAAATCTGCTTCCTATTCTTTGCTCAGTTTGAAATTGAGACATCCCATGAGAAGCTGAGAGTAATAATTGTGAGTTAAAATCTCCCTTGCTAtacctttgaccaacatcttcccccATCCCCTCCCACCCACATCCCCTGGCAACTacccttctactctctgtttctatgcaTTCAGTTTTTTCAAggttccacatatgagtgagatcatatagtatttgttttttctctgtctggcttatttcacttgacataatgcCTGCCAGGTTCATCGATGTCAtctcatttcacaatgtatacgtCTAACAAATCATCACAcgctgtacactttaaaatatacacaattttatttattaattatacctcaataaagctgggggaaaaaataaaagctgccTTGCTTTATTCCCCACCCACTCACATTTTCTGGACTTACCAAGCACGATCACTTCTCTGTGGTTTTGTTCATAACAATTTTCAGTATCCAAAAGACTTTATCTTCCCTCTGCCCTTAGAAGTAGGGAGGGACTGAGATACGTCAGTATGTGAAAGCCCAGAAAAAGCGTTTGCGCAAGGAGTTCAACGATGTAAAGAATTACTGAGGGTCAGAGAGGAGCTTTGAGGAGTTCACCTTCTAGGAACTAATTTACCAACATAATTAATCTGAGTTCCAAGGCAAAACTTT
The Gorilla gorilla gorilla isolate KB3781 chromosome X, NHGRI_mGorGor1-v2.1_pri, whole genome shotgun sequence genome window above contains:
- the MBNL3 gene encoding muscleblind-like protein 3 isoform X11, whose protein sequence is MCVWDVSRKQSWDSMKKGRCTRENCKYLHPPPHLKTQLEINGRNNLIQQKTAAAMFAQQMQLMLQNAQMSSLGSFPMTPSLPANPPMAFNPYIPHPGMGLVPAELVPNTPVLIPGNPPLAMPGAVGPKLMRSDKLEVCREFQRGNCTRGENDCRYAHPTDASMIEASDNTVTICMDYIKGRCSREKCKYFHPPAHLQARLKAAHHQMNHSAASAMALTNLQLPQPAFIPAGPILCMAPASNIVPMMHGATPTTVSAATTPATSVPFAAPTTGNQLKF
- the MBNL3 gene encoding muscleblind-like protein 3 isoform X13, giving the protein MERASKNLKGRCTRENCKYLHPPPHLKTQLEINGRNNLIQQKTAAAMFAQQMQLMLQNAQMSSLGSFPMTPSLPANPPMAFNPYIPHPGMGLVPAELVPNTPVLIPGNPPLAMPGAVGPKLMRSDKLEVCREFQRGNCTRGENDCRYAHPTDASMIEASDNTVTICMDYIKGRCSREKCKYFHPPAHLQARLKAAHHQMNHSAASAMALTNLQLPQPAFIPAGPILCMAPASNIVPMMHGATPTTVSAATTPATSVPFAAPTTGNQLKF
- the MBNL3 gene encoding muscleblind-like protein 3 isoform X12; translated protein: MFAQQMQLMLQNAQMSSLGSFPMTPSLPANPPMAFNPYIPHPGMGLVPAELVPNTPVLIPGNPPLAMPGAVGPKLMRSDKLEVCREFQRGNCTRGENDCRYAHPTDASMIEASDNTVTICMDYIKGRCSREKCKYFHPPAHLQARLKAAHHQMNHSAASAMALQPGTLQLIPKRSALEKPNGATPVFNPTVFHCQQALTNLQLPQPAFIPAGPILCMAPASNIVPMMHGATPTTVSAATTPATSVPFAAPTTGNQIPQLSIDELNSSMFVSQM
- the MBNL3 gene encoding muscleblind-like protein 3 isoform X14 → MFAQQMQLMLQNAQMSSLGSFPMTPSLPANPPMAFNPYIPHPGMGLVPAELVPNTPVLIPGNPPLAMPGAVGPKLMRSDKLEVCREFQRGNCTRGENDCRYAHPTDASMIEASDNTVTICMDYIKGRCSREKCKYFHPPAHLQARLKAAHHQMNHSAASAMALQPGTLQLIPKRSALEKPNGATPVFNPTVFHCQQALTNLQLPQPAFIPAGPILCMAPASNIVPMMHGATPTTVSAATTPATSVPFAAPTTGNQLKF
- the MBNL3 gene encoding muscleblind-like protein 3 isoform X15, with the translated sequence MFAQQMQLMLQNAQMSSLGSFPMTPSLPANPPMAFNPYIPHPGMGLVPAELVPNTPVLIPGNPPLAMPGAVGPKLMRSDKLEVCREFQRGNCTRGENDCRYAHPTDASMIEASDNTVTICMDYIKGRCSREKCKYFHPPAHLQARLKAAHHQMNHSAASAMALTNLQLPQPAFIPAGPILCMAPASNIVPMMHGATPTTVSAATTPATSVPFAAPTTGNQLKF